A segment of the Phoenix dactylifera cultivar Barhee BC4 chromosome 15, palm_55x_up_171113_PBpolish2nd_filt_p, whole genome shotgun sequence genome:
gattaaaaatgaatgaagttttatccaaaaaaaaggtTAGTGAATGAAATTTACACCACAAGATTTATACAGAAGGACAAGATTTAAATTGTGAAGTATTatatttcaacaaaaaaatcataaagTATGCCACATTTTTAGTTGGATTTATATCACATAAAGTACTCGAGTTATATCATGTATATGGGGACATATTGTGATTTTGGAAGTGGGACTAATATCAGAATCAGAGAGCAGATTTAATCTATTGATGGATGTCCAGATACAGTCTGATGGcagagctcaatttctttcatgaCTTGTCATCTTAGCAGTTCCCTTGGCTTCTTTAACTGGCACAGGAGTGTTCAGATCTATCAAAAACAAACTTTACTATGGATAATTCATTACAATTAATTGATAAAAGAGGGACTGCAACAAATTAGTCAGGATTGCTAATGACTGGATATACATGTTTCCATGAAGCCTTAATGAATTCCAACTGAGAATACAACTGATTGACCTCATCATTGCTGTTATTACAACATATCATGCCTGTAATTTTAGTTTGGGCTTAGAAGCATGTAAATGCAACAATAATCCATACTCCTGGAACGAACTCGTACCTATGCAGTACTATATGTTAAGTTTAAATCCAGAGAAATCCAACGTACATATTTCTATCAAGCCAGTTAAAATGAAGATGTTTTGCTATAAGATGCTCTTGTGGTCCTATTTCTCAGACCAATGACATAATCCATCTGGGCAATTCAAGAAAACCATCAATTCTTAGAGGACAGCACACTCGTGCCATGGTCGCCAAGGCAATGTGTTTGTCCAGACGGTGATGAATCATTCCTCCCTTGTAAAATGTGGAACCTGAACTCTTCTCAGATTCAGATTAGTTATATACTGATGTAATTAATCTATTCTACTATTGATCGAAAATCCAGCGTGAAGTGCATATGCCGTATTCTACAACGAAAACTTTGTACGCTTTAATCTTCTGATCTATCTTAACCTCTATCTGGATTTTAAAGAGGAATCACTctaaactttcagattttaggcATTCCTGGGATCAACTGATGCTGTCTTATAGCAATCTGCTGCAGCATATGGAAAGAAAGGAACACGAAAATCTTTCTGATCTTCCCTCTGAATCTTAACAATCTGACTGTATAATGTCGCAGGCCATTTAAAGTCTACGTCACATGACGAACCACTGCTTTCGTTACAAGACTACTGCCTAGAAtgttttttcttatttcttgaAGGCATCAGCTATGCACTGAATAGATCTTTGGTACTTATACAAAGTTgaagaacctaaataataccttgtGGCTAGTCTTTTTAGATGAAACTCTGATTTATCAGATTCACTGTTACTTGACTGCTATTCTATTCAGCTAGGTGCAAGTTTATACCTGCTTTGTACattgttgttttttttctaTCATTTCTATTTAATGCTGGAATCTCCTCTCATTTTCGCTATATATACCTTTctgcttaataaaaaaaagaaattgtagTTACAATCCTTTTGTTGTAACCAGATCCTCTTAGTTCTTATTCTTCATTATCCTAATGAAATTTGTGGAACTTTTCGTATCTATTCCCTTctcttaatattaaaatatatgcatgcacaTAGGAAGTTCCACATCACATTGTCTGCAATGATAGCATTATACTTGAATTCATTCTTAGTTTGCTGATGTATTTTTAAATGTGTGTATTTATCAATTTACTATACATTGAGTATGTAATATATAAGGGCAGAAGAAATGTACACATAGCTGCTTTTCCAACAATGCCAAACTTCCGTTATTCATCCTATCCACTCTTATGTGGTGTCACACCCAATGGAAAGTGACAGTGCAACTTCTAAGTGTAACGTGATGCACGTTCAAATAATAATATGGTGGTGGATGAGACTCTATGGATCAGTACTAATATTaggtcaaaaaaaatttatatattatctTTCAGCTAGTTTTTTTGGAGGTAAGATTCTGGATTGTTATAGAgtgttaaaatcaccacttgtcccaaaaacttaagcttatagaaaaagatagatttatttatatatttatatattttcttacactcctCCTCGTATATGGGTCAGACTTTTCTTTAATAGGGGCCAACATGTAAAACTTTTAATAATGGAGTTAAGTTTAAAAGTGTGAAGATATGATTCGAACTCAagacctctgctctgataccatgttgaaatcaccacttatcctaaaaacttaaatatataaaatgagatagatttatttatatattttatatttttttaccgTCCGCAACAAACTGCAATCTAACCGCTACTCACATCATACATTACCTTGAGAGTAGAAATGCTAAGGAAATCCACCAGCAAAAGGTCAAATACAACAAGAGATGGCAGATTACCCATGAAAAGGGGCACTTCTctatattcaaatatatatatatatatatatatatatatatatatatatatatatgtaaaggaTGGACCCATCATATTTCAAGCTCCAAGATGACCTTAAGTCCACCCCTGTGCATTCATAGCACATGTGAAAAGAAGCCCTCTCAAAAGACTTCACAATAACTCTCTTCTAGGTGACCTCAGCTTTGAGATGCTCTCTCAGGTGGTCCTAAGTTTAGACCTCTCCTCCGACAGCACGGCCAGAACAACCCTTGAGAACACCACCATCTCCTTTAAGAGCCGGAGCCATCCGTATTGACATCGATGTGGTGTTAACATGTGGGAAAGCCATCCTCAGAGTGTGAGATATTAGAAATCTTACACTAGATTTCACACAATGTGGGTCCATCCTTTTCCTATCATTTCCAAATCTACTGTCAGGggtatttttttcaaataaagtaCTATTATGGTTTATGCCATGTGGACCGGACCTTACACTTGGTTCCTGCACATGAATTGCAGAACCAAGAAAAATTTAGATgcgaataataaaaaataatttaaaataatatttcatTTTCAAGGATTAATTGACACTaattatcaatttttttaaaaaaattaatgaccTAACTGTGCAATTCTGATTTTTTGTTGATTGATGCTGCAAATAATCGAACAGATATCACAAAATTCTTTCTGAAGTTCAGCAGTATTATTTGTACCATGTTAAAAATAGTATTATATAACAatttttttgataataaataGAGAGCGCCACCACTCATATCTTCTGAAAGTGATGGAGGAACTATCCATGTTGAACATTTGGATATGGAAATTTGAATTCAGAAAGTCCCAAAAGGAAGAAGGGTGCAATTACTAGGCTCCAAGCTTGTTTGTTGTATGACTAATTTTGCACTAACAAAGCTGACTGTTTAAAGAGACTCAGAAGGCATGATTCATACAAGCCTAATCGTTCACCTCTTTCACTCCTCTAGAACACGGAATTTCAGAATTCCGTGTTCCGTTTGCTTGGTTAATTAGGAGCTCCCTAACTAACCTAGCTCACTCTCTTCTGCGCGTGGATAACATTTTGTCTGGCTTTAGAAACAATCAAATCAAGCACATGTCTAATCCCACAAAAAAAAGGATCCATAGGATCCGAGAAGCGTGCGATGGCCTCTTGAACCCAAGCCATGTAAAGCCGGCTGAAGAGGTTGGGTGCGGCTCCAACCCACTGATCTCCTGCAAGGAGTGCGTGGTAACCCCAAAATGGTGTATACCATGAATGCCTCTTATCAGAAGATGGAGGTCAGGGCCGGCCCAACCCTTAAGCGACTTACGCGGTCGCCTAAAGCCCCGGCCCAAAGAAGCACCACTGCAGGAAAGGCCTCAAAaacaaaatggaaagaaaaaaggccTCTCTGTGAGTTCGTCTTAAGCTGGCCCGCTGTAGGAAATGCCTCAAAAACAAAACGACCTTAGGCCCTCAAATGCATTGGGCTGCTCCTGATGGAggatatcaaataagatggtcTATAAGTgtatatcatattatatatatctggtattattccaaaattatcCATGGCAGCCATCCAAAGATGCACAACATTCTGCGGTGGCACTTGTTGCACCGTAAAAATTATAGGGAAGAATACTGAGCGCTAGACTAGGGTAAAAGAGGGAATTGAAAAAAAAGAGTTGCATGTACATGAGGTGGTGGTGCTTATTTGAGGGTTagagattaaaagaaaaaatagagagggAAGATTTGAGATGGGAAGTGAGTGTTAGGCTTTCTCTTTCTTGCCGTGGGGCATACGAGAGGCATAGAAGTACCTTTCATTAATAGGACTCCCATGGGAGCAAATGCTGTGCAGTGAGCTTGGGCTTATATCTCAAGGCCAAGGAGGAGGTAGATGGGGGAAGTTGGGAAGGGGACAGGTGACTGGTCCctggaggagaagagagagagaataatgaGGGAGGATGCGAACAGTTATGAGGGGGGGATAGTTACAAATGGGTCAGGCATGCATGCATAAAGCAACCCACCCTGCAGAGAAAAAACACTAGAgcaagagatagagagagagatttatGGGCACACAACTGTATGCTAATGAATAATTCAACTTGGCTTGTGGGGCTTTGTTACTAAATTAATACTATTTCAGCCAAAACCTATGCAAACCACAGATACCTGAATACCCGAAATCTTAAAAATAGTTTAAACCCTAAAAAAAAGTAAGGGACTATGGaggcttttttttcttgtctCAAAAAcgaagaaattatatcctacattaTGTGCACCATTTATTGGTGTACTATACCAATCACAAGCATTTGTTGATGTGGGTCAATCATCTAAGTAAATGCTTGATGAATGGAACTGATAGGAACAAAAACTTGTGATTGGCATAGTATACAGTCATATGGCGCACATGGTATAGGAAATAATTCTTCCATCATCATAGATTAAAAGATGAGATCATCGAGCCCGAACATTGTTggttttttttctattattttaacTGAAAATGACAAAGAGGTCCTTTTAGGTTAGCCCAACTATAATTGTAAGTGCAAAGTTCAGAGATAAAGCATCCATAACCACACGCTCCATGAAACACTTGCCTAATGGTCCAAATCAATCAGCTACCTTCCAATTTCCATCTAAATCAAGAATCCCTGCATGATCCGCAAATGCGGGTTGTGGGGGGACCTTTGAGAAGTCTACAAACTAGGATATTCACTTAAACTTCTATAATTTGAGGGAATATGCCTTAACAAATAAAATTACTGACACCATGTAAAAAAGACGAGGCATGGTTCTTTAAGtttttttcttgtttgaaaaaaaaaaaatgttttgaaATGGCGTTGTTGGAGGGCGTAGCGAGAATGCAGACAAACTGAGAAGGATAAAAGGGAAGGAAGTTACATGTCATAATGAAACTAAAATAAAAGGGTGGAAAACTGAAGTCCCATGTACTTGTGGATcccaaataataataacaaaaaaaatcccatgtACATCTTCCCTTATTCTAATCACCAAACCCATCTCTGCAGCTCCATATGTAAAGAAACCAACAGCtataaaaaagagagggaggggggagggagcGAGAGCGACCGACAGAGCTGGTCACATACTAATCTTCCCTCTTGACTATGGTTACACTTGCATGAAAGCGAGAGATATAAAgcggggaagaaaaagaagagaaggacatATTATGGAAGGATAAGATGGTGAGGCGACGGCGTTGTTGGGGTGGTACTTGGTTGTTATTTGAGAAGCTAAAAGCCTCCTTCACCAGCAGCAGCTGTTGTCAGTGCCCTCACAGATGGGTCAGCTCCAATTGTCCACGCTCCTCTCCCTCCTTAGTCCCCACCCCTCTCAAACCAACCAggaataagaaaaaaagaaaatcaaaaactaATATCAGCCAACAAACAGAATTGGAactaagaaagaagaaaaatctccactgaaaaccaaaaaaaaaaaataaagaaaataaaagaaacatcTCCCTTTCCCTTCCTCTCCAATAGTCCAATTCCTACTTTGAGACCTGCTAACAAAAACCTATAGCAATAGCATTCACATCCAAAACATACCAAGAGAGTAGAGCAGAAGTGAGAAAAAGAGAGATCTCCCACTCTCTTTTCTGCTCCTCTTACCCTCCATCTCCTACTTCAAGCCCAGAAACAAAAAGGTTCTCTCCATGAAGCTCCACAAGAAACATATCgagtgagtgagtgagtgagagagagagagagaggagaaggaggagaagaggaagaggaagaaaatttTCTCCCCCCCATGCACCCTCTTTCTCCCAATCTTTGCCTTCCTTTTCTACCTCTCTATATCTTAGCGTAAGTCCTGTGAGCTGCGCTGTGCTGGTCAAAGCTACTACAGTTACTGCACTCGGCGCCGGCAGGGGCAGAGATGAGCGAGCGAGAGACCCGCGACTTCACGAGCGTCGACTCCTTCTCCCAGCTCCCATTCATCCGTCCGGCGCCCACCCGTGAGAAGccctccgccgcctccaccTTCCGCCTCTTTGGCATCGAGGTCCCTCACGAGCCCGACACTGACGAAGATCCCTCCAAAGACCCCTACACCACCGCCAACCCCAACAGCGGCAGCAACGGCGATGGCGGCAGTGGCGAGAGAGATCGCAAGTTCGAGTGCCACTACTGCTGCCGCCAGTTCCCGACATCACAGGCCCTCGGCGGGCACCAGAATGCTCACAAGCGTGAGCGACAGCATGCCAAGCGAGCCCAATTCCAGTCAGCTATGTCAGCCAACCACCAATCCACCGCCGAGGGCCACCACAAGTACGGCTTCCTCGACCACCACCGCCTCGGCCCGCTGCCGGCCGCCGGCAGCTTTGGCTTCCATCCCCCTGCCACTCGCCAATATCCTTCATGGAGCAGTTCGAGCACCACCGGTAGCAGCGTCGGCAGCCGGTTCTACGGCGAGCGTGGATCGGTGAGCCAGCCTATCAATGGAAGCCCCTTGCCGGGCCTCTGGAGGGTTCCCACAGCGGTGCATGGCGGTGCGAGCATGGGACTAGTCCATCGGGACCGAACAACACCGCTGCCCTTGTTCGGAGGGGACGAGTCCGGGGCGATGGGTGTCGGTTTGAGTACTATTGttggttcttcttcttcctcttcttctacaTCTCCACAGAACTACCAAACTGGTGTAAAAGAGAATGTGAGCTTGGATCTGCACCTGTGATTCATAGTCTTTTAGAGCTTCTAAATGGCATTGAAATTTGGATTCGGAtttctttttcagaagaaaATTGGATGTGGAAATTTTCAGGCAGTTAGCAGAGTTGGAATCTACCTTCCCATCCTACATTTTTGTTTGCAccactattattattataattttgaatatttttaatGTTGAAGAATTCGTGTAGACTTCTTGTCTAATTACTTTGGTGGTAGACTGCCTTTTATCCAACCATAACCGTATGTATAgctaattctctctctctctttttgtcctATATGTATAGATCTTCAAAGCTTTTTCTGCCGTGACTGTCCCACTGTTCTTATATTCTGTCTTTCTTGCTGACCTTTAAAGCACAATTAATCTAAAATAGGGAATTCCACGTTGCTAATATCGttgattttcataaatttgatatttttatttagTCTATGTATTGGcatgttgcttttttttttgggctaacTTTTCAATGTATTGAGATAAGAGTGgtgagttggagaagattcaagcGTTAGTAGCATTCTTAATTAAGATGAGATCCTGTAATTCAATAGAAAGTGATATTAGGAAACTAAGATTCCATGATCAGATAAATCTCATTCAATTGTTCATTAGATTATTTAGAAACAATTATGGCATAAATATGAAATATGTAGGACTTATGGGCTAAGATGTTTTCTATGTGAATATCTAAgtgccttttttttcttgatacaACGGCAACTCACACCATATGTAATGAGTGCACTCATaggagtcaaaaagaagaagtcgaTGAAGGGCGGGGGAACAAACTCCGTGCTCTCCTAGTGAAATTCTTCTAAGTGGTGTGCCGCATAGGAGGCAACCCAGTTGGCCgcactgttcgcctcccgataAACATGGGTAGTTCGGAATGTTGCAAGCCCTCCCACAATCTCACATATATCCTACAAGAGTGGGTGCCTATCCAGACACCTGTGTCTGTCAACACTCTCCTGAATTCAGTCAATCACTAGGGCCGCGTTACCCTTAAGATGGAATATCTAAGTGCCTTTAAGTAGCATGCATTCTACTGGTCTTTAAgggttttttatttattttttcttttctttatttagtCTAACAATTGACAGAGAATCTACTAAGACGGATCGGGATCCTCTGCTTTATTGAGACACATCACATATGCTTTGCACAACAAAGGACAAAAGTGGTGATATATAATGATTAAAAGGATTGTTTATGTCACAACCAGTAACTCACACAAAAaggttaatcaattttttttaacttttttaatcatgtataagtatccaagatctcaaCAAATAACAGAAGTGAGACTAAACATATGCTCGCACGAGTTCTCATATACTCTTCTCGTTCAAGCTCTTAcattctcgtcaggctaaggattcagatttattcacatctaatcataagcaccaTGATTACCTTGTGGTCAGCCACCATAAACCCGTGCTACAGTATCCCTTAGTCCACACAGGCTATAGGCTGAAGCCACCCAAAATTTATTGCTAAAAAAATAGCAATAAACAATTACCTATGATTTAAATGTGATTAACAGCATTACTTATTTACATGGGATTAATTGGACATAGCGTTCCTTTTTTTGGGAGTAAAAATGGTTTTCTTAAAGATTAGACACACTTAGTAAATTAAGGATTCTTAA
Coding sequences within it:
- the LOC103705789 gene encoding zinc finger protein 8-like; protein product: MSERETRDFTSVDSFSQLPFIRPAPTREKPSAASTFRLFGIEVPHEPDTDEDPSKDPYTTANPNSGSNGDGGSGERDRKFECHYCCRQFPTSQALGGHQNAHKRERQHAKRAQFQSAMSANHQSTAEGHHKYGFLDHHRLGPLPAAGSFGFHPPATRQYPSWSSSSTTGSSVGSRFYGERGSVSQPINGSPLPGLWRVPTAVHGGASMGLVHRDRTTPLPLFGGDESGAMGVGLSTIVGSSSSSSSTSPQNYQTGVKENVSLDLHL